The bacterium genome has a segment encoding these proteins:
- a CDS encoding tetratricopeptide repeat protein has translation MRRPAQWLIVALLGTAFLGSGCASTASPESSRRGLEELIAIRGLDPEQIVFPDRVTDQMRAWVQDRVPHSNDRYRRLVQLLEALEDPGGLNLRYEAGHTGTAEEVFVSGTYNCLSFSHLFLALARELGVDADYMSVDRIRRFRKEGDVVLVSGHVTVGFGIASNRRYLAYNVGPNIDYRTAVPISDITALALFYGNRGAEEIRAGSYREAAEWLETGVQLDPHIAGTWVNLGVARRRTGDLDGAEQAYLRAVEIDSGFFPAYRNLAGLHKLRGREDVAQEMFELLERRGNRNPYAFLALGDQSLEQGRPEEAEAYYRRALNLSTDKSEALVALGLLALEREEIDEAKEWLEKARRANPQSPRVDELASELEPGTERQETPAGGAVRIESL, from the coding sequence ATGAGAAGACCGGCTCAATGGCTCATCGTGGCGCTCCTCGGCACCGCCTTTCTGGGCTCGGGCTGTGCCTCGACAGCCAGTCCGGAGAGCTCGAGGCGGGGCCTCGAGGAGCTGATCGCCATCCGCGGGCTCGATCCCGAGCAGATCGTCTTTCCCGACCGCGTCACCGATCAGATGCGCGCCTGGGTCCAAGACAGGGTCCCGCATTCCAACGATCGCTACCGTAGGCTCGTCCAGCTGCTCGAAGCGCTCGAAGATCCGGGCGGTCTAAACCTCCGCTACGAGGCCGGCCACACCGGCACCGCCGAGGAGGTCTTCGTCAGCGGAACCTACAACTGTCTGTCGTTCTCCCATCTTTTCCTGGCCCTGGCCCGAGAGCTCGGAGTCGACGCCGACTACATGAGCGTCGATCGCATCCGCCGCTTTCGCAAGGAAGGTGACGTGGTGCTCGTGTCGGGCCACGTGACAGTGGGGTTCGGCATCGCGTCCAATCGCAGGTACCTCGCTTACAACGTCGGTCCCAACATCGATTACCGCACGGCCGTGCCCATCTCGGACATCACCGCGCTCGCTCTGTTCTACGGCAACCGTGGCGCCGAGGAGATCAGAGCCGGGAGCTATCGCGAAGCGGCTGAATGGCTCGAGACCGGGGTCCAGCTCGATCCTCATATCGCCGGAACCTGGGTCAACTTGGGGGTCGCTCGCAGGCGGACAGGAGATCTGGACGGCGCCGAGCAAGCCTATCTGAGGGCCGTCGAGATCGACTCCGGCTTCTTTCCCGCCTACCGCAACCTCGCCGGGCTTCACAAGCTGCGCGGTCGCGAAGACGTGGCCCAGGAGATGTTCGAGCTTCTCGAACGGCGTGGCAATCGCAATCCCTACGCCTTCCTCGCCCTCGGCGACCAGAGCCTGGAACAGGGGCGCCCCGAGGAAGCCGAGGCGTATTACCGCAGGGCTCTGAACCTCTCTACCGACAAGTCCGAAGCGCTCGTAGCCTTGGGCCTGCTCGCCCTCGAGCGAGAGGAGATCGACGAAGCGAAAGAGTGGCTGGAGAAAGCGCGGCGCGCCAACCCGCAGAGCCCACGCGTTGACGAGTTGGCCAGCGAACTCGAGCCCGGCACCGAGCGGCAGGAAACCCCCGCCGGGGGCGCCGTACGGATCGAATCCCTCTAG
- a CDS encoding VWA domain-containing protein produces MRKQPQFSAGKTKASVAWFLPVLLTAYSGAVAAQEETPPIFVDRVEVNVVNIEVFVTDKDGRPVAGLTEDDFEVFEDGNPVEITNFFTVEQPEVLEEIVETGELPERSIQSAGPKLLPADQRLNLVVYVDQFNLRPFNRNRVLESLEEFLENRIRSGDNVMLVSAYRGAEIVQPFTRDRQAVIDGLREMQKQSTYRQMDEARIRQTIRSMQIAAGQGRAKSARAYLRSYVQEAQANVRRSAMALRDSVRSLGGLPGRKAFLYVSEGLPQRPGDELYQQLQAIFGTAAGLQDAAGPGEDMNPSSEALAEDQTRLFGRVVREANAHQVTFYTFDATGSTGTSHLSAEAGGTLISGSGGRTAFDAVRQHNLQQPLIEMAETTGGRSVLNTFDFDDALDDVAANFDVFYSLGYSPPEGGDDEFHRIEVRLKNDSGLRVRHRTGYVDKRPEERIADRTVSTLVFDLEKNPLGVAIEFGRAEKQGRDKYHLPVLVRIPIRGVTLLPNGEHEEGRLKIFVAVKDDEGAISDLHTTDYPVRIPHASLDEARGKEIGHTLTLLVRGGLPKVAVGVWDELSGVDAFVHKQVRVGGNEGSG; encoded by the coding sequence CGTATTCCGGCGCCGTCGCGGCTCAGGAAGAGACGCCGCCGATCTTCGTGGATCGCGTCGAGGTCAACGTCGTCAACATCGAAGTGTTCGTAACCGACAAGGATGGGCGCCCGGTTGCAGGGCTCACTGAGGACGATTTCGAGGTCTTCGAGGATGGCAATCCGGTCGAGATCACCAACTTCTTCACGGTCGAGCAACCGGAGGTTCTGGAGGAGATCGTCGAAACGGGCGAGCTTCCGGAGCGGTCGATCCAGAGCGCTGGCCCGAAGCTTCTGCCCGCCGATCAGCGCCTCAACCTTGTCGTCTACGTGGACCAGTTCAACCTGCGTCCTTTCAATCGCAACCGCGTGCTCGAAAGCCTGGAGGAATTCCTCGAGAACCGGATTCGGAGCGGCGACAACGTGATGCTGGTGAGCGCCTACCGGGGCGCCGAGATCGTGCAGCCGTTCACCCGCGATAGGCAGGCGGTCATCGACGGTCTGCGCGAGATGCAGAAGCAATCGACCTACCGTCAGATGGATGAGGCCCGGATTCGTCAGACCATCCGGTCGATGCAGATTGCCGCCGGGCAGGGTAGAGCCAAGTCGGCTCGCGCCTACCTTCGATCCTATGTGCAGGAGGCGCAGGCGAACGTCCGCCGCTCGGCGATGGCGCTGCGCGACTCGGTGCGCTCTCTGGGCGGCCTTCCGGGGCGCAAGGCCTTTCTCTACGTCAGTGAGGGATTGCCCCAGCGCCCCGGCGACGAGCTTTATCAGCAACTCCAGGCCATCTTCGGTACCGCCGCGGGCCTGCAGGATGCCGCGGGGCCGGGAGAAGACATGAATCCCTCTTCGGAGGCCCTGGCGGAAGACCAGACCCGGCTCTTCGGCCGGGTCGTCCGAGAGGCGAATGCCCATCAGGTGACCTTCTACACCTTCGACGCGACCGGCTCGACGGGGACCTCCCATCTGTCAGCGGAAGCGGGTGGCACGCTCATTTCAGGGAGCGGCGGCCGGACGGCCTTCGATGCTGTCCGGCAGCACAATCTCCAGCAGCCGTTGATCGAAATGGCGGAGACGACCGGCGGCCGATCGGTTCTCAACACCTTTGATTTCGACGATGCCCTCGATGACGTGGCGGCGAACTTCGACGTCTTCTACTCCCTGGGCTACAGCCCGCCGGAAGGCGGCGATGACGAGTTTCACCGCATCGAGGTGCGCTTGAAGAATGATTCCGGCCTCAGGGTCCGGCACCGCACCGGCTATGTCGACAAGCGTCCGGAAGAGAGGATCGCCGACCGAACGGTGTCTACTTTGGTCTTCGATCTCGAGAAGAACCCGCTTGGCGTAGCGATCGAGTTCGGCCGCGCGGAAAAGCAGGGTCGTGACAAGTATCACCTCCCGGTGCTGGTGCGCATCCCGATTCGCGGTGTGACGCTATTGCCAAACGGCGAGCACGAAGAAGGGCGCCTCAAGATCTTCGTCGCCGTGAAGGATGACGAAGGGGCGATCTCGGATCTTCACACGACCGACTATCCGGTGCGCATTCCGCATGCCTCGCTGGACGAAGCGCGCGGGAAGGAGATCGGTCACACGCTGACCCTACTCGTGCGCGGCGGCCTACCCAAGGTCGCGGTCGGCGTCTGGGACGAGCTCTCGGGAGTCGATGCTTTCGTCCACAAACAGGTGCGAGTCGGCGGAAACGAGGGCTCGGGCTAG